CTAGATACTAGTAGCCAGCAGGCCTATAGGGTTTAGGAAGAGTATTAAGTTATAGGTATACTACTTATTATACTTAACTAGGCAATGTATAAGCATAGGCAGGCTATAGCACTACTAGAGGTCCTATTAACTACTCTACTCTTCTTTTATTACTAGACTAATTACTTCCTAGGTTGGCTGTAGTGGAATATtaataaaatatatatagggtttaaaataatatatagcCTATAGCTATAGCAGATTATCTACTAGGAGCATACTtaagtaataataatattccTATAGTATCTGCTTTAAGGGTATAGTAGGTAAGGGAACTACCTATAGTAGAGTAATAGGCTTTAGCTAGATTAGTAGGTTAGGCAGCTACTAGATAGCTTAGatatagtatagatctaAGAGGGGGTAGATATAAGCATAGCGCTAGAGCAGTATAGCTATGCCTAGATTAAAGATAGAAAGATTAATTAGGATTTAATAATATTTCATCTACAGcactaggcttatattatctttaatACTCCTAGtctatagtctatatataTCTCCTAGTACTAGGCTATTATTCGCACTAAAATAGACTTTCTATAGTTCTATAATATTTTTAGCTAGATAAAGGACCTCTGCTAAGATCTTCTATACTTATTATAGCTCCTGCAACTCCTTATCTACCTTTACCTAGAGGTATTCTATAAGGATGTTTTTTAAACTCTAGCTAATCTATATCTTTAGTAGCCTCTGTATCTAGGTAGCCTAGTAGCTAGCTACTAGGATAAGGTATTATTAACCCTTCTAGGTTTTACCTAGGTATTCCGTAATAGCTTTCTAAAATCTAACCTATACTTTATAACTAGAATAAGGATAAAGGTTACCAGCCTTAATATACTTTTTGCCTAGCTTTAGGGCTGGAATagtaatagtaataatagtaactagCCCTAGAAGTACTAGGAGTTTAAGGTATATTAGATACTCTATTAGTAGTATTTTACTATTATTACACAGGTCTATAGACTCTgctagatatatatatagtagataattCTTAGGTAGGCCTTTCTCTGCACCTATCTTATCCTGCTAGGCCTAAGCATCTATATATTCTAGTTACATAGTATAGGTAATAAGCTCTAAACCTAGGCTAGTATATACCTAGGTCTTATAGAGTACTACTACAGACAGCTGCTATAGGATAGATAAATTATTCAGATAACTAAGGTTAAGTAGCTCTCTCTTTAGGGCTAGGAGTAGGTAATATATCCTTATAGCCTAGATATTAAGCTCCTGCCTATCCCTCTAGATCTAGATACCTAGCTAGTAGAGATAGTAGAGCTGTCTATTCCTTATAGCCTAGATCTCCCCCTACTAGTTATTAGGGTGCGTCCTAGCCCTATTTAGAAGCACCTATTAGTAGTGGAactatattactattatCTTTAATTATTCTTATATACACAGAATTTATTACTTTCCTAGGTTTATACTAATCTAAAATAGCTAGCAGAGCATcttactctttatatatagacACTTATAGTAGCTTAGCAGTAGTATATCTAATAGTTAAATATCTTATAATCTATATAGTTATAGCAGTCATATTCCTAGCCTAAGATctttaatatactagtaatattaaaTACAGGCCTGTCTACTATAGACTTTAAGGCTGATTtagatctagataatatctagattaagcAGGAGTAGCTTGCATAGTAACTaaaatagatataatagtaagtataagttatataatataagacTGCACAGCTCCTCTAATATAAGTAATTTATATACTAGTTCTATTAGCATGCTCAACAGGCCCGgctatagataataatatttgCTAAATAGGAAGCTAGGATAGTATATTTCTATAAGGtataatagtagtagtaagaAGCATAGTAATAACTAGAGTATATCTCTTAGTAAATAACACAGGATATTAGTTAGCTCTAATAAGAATTAGGTCTAGTGGAATAAGTTAAATACattaaataagttaaataagttaaatatattaagcaagctaaatatattaatctagtttatctagtctAATTATAGAGCTTCatagtttatctagttcatctagtTTATCCTGTTCGTCTAGTCCATCCTATTTGTCTAGTTCGTCTAGTCCATCCTATTTgtctagttcatctagtTCATCCTATTTGTCTAGTCTGTCctgtttatctagtttatctagtttatctagttcatccagTTCGTCctgtttatctagtttatctagtttatccaGTTCATCCAGCTATAACACTTCATTAAGTTTATTCTACCTGTTTAGTCTATTTTTAACTTTTAAGATGGTATATTAGTTAGGGATATAAAGACTTTAAGATTAGATGTCTCTCTGGTCTGTAGTAAaagttatatataaagaaGCTATTCTATAGTAAAGTAACTAGGgaaatagaataatataattagTTACCTAATATACAGGCCTGTAGCTATAGTAGCTATAATCTttacctactatagcagagTTAAATATAACCTATTAAAATACACCCACCCTAATACtgcctatatatatataatatagttaTTTAACAGATCCAGCACCTCTCCAGTAGATTCTtaatagttttatagatTAGGTTCCTATTAAGGGGACCTGGTTTAAAGCTTGACCTAGTAATATATACTAAGATTAAGAATTACTCTATTATAATAGGCAGTGTACTTTCTAGTTTATAAACCATTCCTTAACTAAGACAGCCTACTATAGATTACTTTACCATCTCTAATCTAAATAGGATAAGAGATATACTGTTCTGATTAGTAGATTTTTCTTAATTTTtagatatattaattatcctTAGATCATAATGCAATAATACTTAAATAGGATtataatagaaatttaaAAGTAGTTAGTGTGCTTTAGGACGCTAACTACTTttaaatttctattatatatctttaccTATAAATATCTCTACTACTCCTAGATattttttaataataataccattatttaattcctctctttaagctctattgaatggtgtatgttttattaagattagttatggttgtgttgttgacccaaacccagaactccctatATAGAATGTCAAAAATTCATCCAGTATTTCATATCTTATTATTGGAACCAGCACCAAAAAATACAAAAATCACTGAAAACATggaaattgatgatgacactgAACAAGAGTATGAAGTTAAGGAAATCTTAAGTCATAAGCAAGTCAGTGAAAAACCATACTACCTTATAAAATAGAAGGGTTATAATACCTTAGAAAACACATAGGAGCCTATTAAGAACCTGATAGGCTGCCACCAACTCATTTAATAATACTATTCAAAGGGAAATCAAAGTTCTCCTAGAAGGAAGGGGGCATCTAATCAATCTCTGTTATTATCTGATTAAAATTAGGATTTTCAGAAGTCGCAGCTAGCTGTTTAATTTTAGCTGTAGAATTAGGCTACTTAGAAGACTTCTTTTTATCTAAGATCTATAACAGTTCAGCATCATGTTCTAACATTTTAAAACTATGTTCCTTAAGAAacttttattatttttaaAGTCGCGAATAATAAGCTAAGGACTTGACAACCTTCTATTATTTTTCTATTAACTCTTTCTAAATCTTCTCTAAATACTCTTGCAGCTGTTAAAGCTTAGGGTATAAGAGTtctaatttattattagtcACAGAAAGTTTGGAAGTAATCTTTTTTTTAGCTCTTTTAAGCAAATCCTACTCTTTCTCAGTATGGAAATCCTTtttatataaataaccctaATAAGTGCATGATATATATTTTAAATATTAATAAGTTTAATCCATTATGCAGGCCTTACTAGAAGAAGGATAATAATCACAAGGAAATAAGGTAGTGAAGCTgttcttaataatatactctaATTAATAGATATAACTAGCTACTTAGTTATAATTATAAGAAAGCTTTAGAACACCTTTAAGAACAGTATCAGCATGATGCTTAGGTATAATAGGTAAATATagtcaaaagaaaaagacatCACTCACCTAGGGAGAGCACTGCTTTTAAATTAAATTTTAAGGATAAAACACTAGGAGAGGGGGAGGTAATATTATAATACTAACACAGCTGTGCTAGTGCAAGGCGGATATAACAGGTAGAAACCTAAGAATTAATGATTACCAGTTAATCCCAGAGTGATTAGGGCGTGatctagagaaatacttaatctagataggtTTCTATAGAAATATAGTTCAGTAGTTActtactaaatatattttCCTATAAACCATTATCACATAATGTGGTAGATGGGTATATGAGATCTATAATAGGAGGGTATTATGATTATCTACTATTCTACTAGTATACTAACTATCACCACTACCACCTAgaggaactatgggataTAAGAATGCTTATTTATAATGTGTCTAGTACTcttagttttagttcctCGCGTTTAATACAAATTATTTACTTGAGTATAAGTTCACTAGTCTGATTTATCAGTTACTCTCTACTAttgagtatatatactcaataggccttgcttctatctctattgttattgttcttgtgtTACCTTTAGTTGTCTTTGATTTATAGCTTAGATCATTGTATTGTTGCATCGCTAGGCTATCTGGTTgataggcctcaggcaagtattggatatagtccagggactatatcgcCCCGTTCCAAAGCAGttgactagcagagaacaaCAGAGAtggatcccagggtgtgacacACCTCTCTAGTGGATTCTtaatagttttatagatTAGGTTCCTGTTAAGGGGACTTGGTTTAAAGCTTAACCTAGTAATATATACTAAGATTAAGAATCACTCTATTACAGTAGGTAGCGCACTTCCTAGTTTATAAACCATTCCTTAACTAGGATAGCCTACTATAGATTACTCTACTACCTCTAATCTAAATAGGATAAGAGACATACCATTCTAATTAGCGGATTTTTCTTAATTTTTAGATGTATTAATTATCCTCagattataatataataatacttaaataggattataatagaaatttaaAAGTAGTTAGTATACTTTAGGACACTAACTACTTTTGAATTTCtgttatatatctttatctatAAATATCTCCACTACTCCTAGATATTTTTTAATGATAATACCATCATTCGATTCCTCTCTCTAAGCTCTATTGAATGGTGTATATCTTATTAAGATTAGTTATAGTTATGTTGTTGACCTAAacccagaactccctatATAGACTCTCCATGATTTGTTCTGGCATCGCTTTGTATACAAGAATATGTCTACTCATATTGGCCTTAAATCATCCAGTCAAGCCCGCGGAAGGGCATCGATCTGAAAGTGCAGTCTAGAGAGGGAGAAACATTTCATTGCCGATAGATTGCTGGATCATAGGATggggagaaaagaggagTTAACATCTACCCACCATATTAAGCATAATGTGCTACAAAATCGACCGGGGAGGACTCTGAAGCGGCACACATAGTGAGAGTCCTGAGGGCGGCACTCGCACGTAGACCTTCCTCTAGCTGTTGGGACCTGTGGTTTGGGTAATGGCGCCGGTGCTCTATAGTCCCATGGAACACTAAGGGAGATTTTTTATAGAGATGGCCATTAGAGGGTATAAAGGCTGGTCAGGTGGGGAAGTATGTATAAGATGGTTGGGGAGATGCTTATCCTAGAGAATATGGTGTTTACGCGGCTAGCTGGGTTGAATTTGTGATATGCCTTAAGCATGGTGTTAACCCTTTGAGTCGGCACTGTATCGCGGTAATTATACATTGAGTTTATGGCTATAGGATAGGTGAATCGAGAGGGAATCAATCCACCCTATCTATGAAGCTAGGATTTGTCAAATGTGGAACCTCCATCCACTTTCTAGAGGCTATCTCATAGAGTTTCTAATTATCCAACTACTTTCCGAAATGGCCACTAAAAGCTTCCCCAGTAATGAAGATCATAGTCTACCCCACCAGGCCTCCACAGCGGCTCAGGCGTATAAACTGGAATGGGCGACGCAGCTGCAACACATTAGCACCAGTAGTCACCATAGCAAACTACTTACTTCCGTATCCTGTACTCGGTGCCGCCCAGGTTGGAGATTTCGGTGGAACCCAACCTGTCGGTGAGGCGGTAATGATGTTGGTGCTTGTATACGTGTGAGGCTGTTCTGCAGCGCCCAGAGAGACAAGGCCATTGTTCGGACCGTAGGAGTCATCGCCATGGCCAAACACATTACTGATCTTGTTGACGATGCTGCTTCCGGACTCAGTCCAAACGGTGAAGTCTTCGACGGTAACGTTGGTGGCGTATGTGAGGTCGTTGACGATGAGGTAGAGCGGTGGGCGTTGGACGCCATTTGCCACGGAGCCTGGACGACATGAACAACGAACCAGGACTGAAAGGAAAACCCACCTGAAAAGTTTCGGAAGACAAGATTGCTCAGCGTGACGGATCCCGTATCTGGCTCGAATGTGTTCTGCCAGTACTGGTTGATGTTCAAGCCGTACAGACTTGCTTTAGACCGAAAGTTGGAAAAGGTAACATTGGTCACGTAGCCGGAGCCGCCGGGGTAGGTCTTGATGAAGGCAATGTTGTTCCCCTGGATGATGCTAATATTTTGTGCGAGCTGTCGGTCAGCATATTAGTGTTGACAGAGGGGCCAACGTACTATGTTTGATATCTCAGCGGAGACGTTGAGGCTGCCGATGGAGATGCCCGAGCCGGCCTGATTACAGACCAGGTTTTCGATCAGCGCGTGGTGGGAGGGACTCTTGACGGAGACGCATTCGTCACGATTAGTGACCTGATGGTCAGCTAGGTCTAGGCCACAGAATGGAAAAATACCTCGTTGTCATGAATGTGATAGTTGGTGCCAATCACGTCTATGCCATCATAACTACCGAGATTGGCACCCCGGATGGTAAGATGGTATGCTTCTACATTGATGGCAAAGTCAAGCACTATATGGAACTTTGGGCTGTCGACCAAGATCAAGTCATGGACAGACGCATTTATTGGCGAGATCAAACGAACAAGACGGGGGCGATCAGTGCTGTTTAGTCAGTATCTATCCCACAGCATTGTGGAAGTAACATACTTGTTCAAATTCCGGTAAAGAtatccttgcccttggaAGGCACCGAGACCGTTAGATGAGTAGAACTCGAAATCAACAGCTGCGTTGTCAGTCGACATTTACAACTAATGACTGACGCTCACCATTGACAATGACCAAGACATCTAACAAAAACTTCTGGTCACCCTCCCCATTAATGGTAGTATTCAACACATCTGTACCGGCTAAACCCTCAAGGATTAACGCACGATCAATGGTCCAATTTCCACCATACGCTACTGTGATGAGGCCATCCAGCTGAAAGGCCCAATTGGTCGCGTTGCTGAGCACGACGCCGCGGGAGATCAGGTATTGACCCTCCGGGACAACAAGTCTGCTGCTGGGGTTTGGTCGGACACACCAATTGAATGCTGATTCAAGAGATGTCGAGATGTCCGTCGTGTTATCAGCGACAGCACCATAGCTGAGGATATTACAATCGACTGTCTTTTTTGAGAGAGCAGTGGTTGGGCCTACAGGGCCGATGAGCTGGGCCGCTGCCAGACCCAAGGGGATataaagaagagaaagtgcaAGTATGGTGTTCGCAAATGGATGCTAGGATATCAAGTTGGATTCGTTGAGGCATTTATGTATTGCGACCATGACGCAATAGAAATCGATTCATGATAATTTTTCCATCCACTGCTCAATCATATATGATACCGGTGCCATTTTAGTATGGATGACACCATTACTACATCGGAACTATTGGTTTATACGATACTTTACTTTCAGCGCTTAACGTATCCTACTTTCCAAGTCCTCCTTGCGTGTCTTAGACTCCCCATCCAAGTACGGCTTCTCGGCCTGTGGTGCAACGCGCAATCCATGCCGCAGGTGAGG
The Aspergillus fumigatus Af293 chromosome 4, whole genome shotgun sequence DNA segment above includes these coding regions:
- a CDS encoding putative rhamnogalacturonase, which codes for MPQRIQLDILASICEHHTCTFSSLYPLGSGSGPAHRPFDCNILSYGAVADNTTDISTSLESAFNWCVRPNPSSRLVVPEGQYLISRGVVLSNATNWAFQLDGLITVAYGGNWTIDRALILEGLAGTDVLNTTINGEGDQKFLLDVLVIVNAVDFEFYSSNGLGAFQGQGYLYRNLNNTDRPRLVRLISPINASVHDLILVDSPKFHIVLDFAINVEAYHLTIRGANLGSYDGIDVIGTNYHIHDNEVTNRDECVSVKSPSHHALIENLVCNQAGSGISIGSLNVSAEISNILAQNISIIQGNNIAFIKTYPGGSGYVTNVTFSNFRSKASLYGLNINQYWQNTFEPDTGSVTLSNLVFRNFSGSVANGVQRPPLYLIVNDLTYATNVTVEDFTVWTESGSSIVNKISNVFGHGDDSYGPNNGLVSLGAAEQPHTYTSTNIITASPTGWVPPKSPTWAAPSTGYGSK